In Flavobacterium hankyongi, the genomic window ATCACATAAAGATTATGTAAAAAACATAACCCTAATGCATAGCTTGTTAGGGTTTGTTATATCACTACTTCTTGTTTTTAGAACAAATACAGCATACGACCGCTGGTGGGAAGGAAGAAGACAATGGGGTTCTTTAGTAAATAATAGCCGAAATTTAGCAGTCAAACTCTCAGCAATTTTAACTGAAAAAGAAGATAAGATTTTCTTCAAAAAAGCCATCCCAAACTTTGCTCAAACATTGAACTTACATCTTAAAGATGAAAAAATTAGTCATGAACTTTTTGAAGAATACAATATCAATGTTTCACATAAAAAACACAAGCCTAATCAATTGGTCAAATTAATGTCTAAAAAACTTTTTGAATTAAAGAGACAAAATAAGCTTACAGAAGAAAACCTACTATTTATAAATCCAGAGCTAACTTCTTTCTTAGATATTTGTGGAGCATGTGAAAGAATTAAAAATACACCTATACCCTTTTCCTATAGTGTTTTCTTAAAAAAATTCATCTTTTTTTACGTTATGACACTCCCATTTGGATATGTTTTTAGTTTGGGTTATTACACTATTCCTGTAGTGATTTTTATATTTTATGTTTTAGCTAGTCTTGAACTAATTGCCGAAGAAATTGAAGATCCTTTTGGTAATGATGAAAATGATTTGCCAACAGCGCAAATAGCAGAAAATATCAAAAAGAATATCGACGAAATTCTTTAAAATAACTATAAAAATCTTACATTGCAATTGATATAAAAAAGCAATGAAGCCTTGAGATTTTTAACGAAAATACTTTTATTTAGTTTCTT contains:
- a CDS encoding bestrophin family protein; the protein is MISYNPKDWFGFIFKFHKADTFRELLPLIIGIGIYSTIVSYLELHYLNLSHKDYVKNITLMHSLLGFVISLLLVFRTNTAYDRWWEGRRQWGSLVNNSRNLAVKLSAILTEKEDKIFFKKAIPNFAQTLNLHLKDEKISHELFEEYNINVSHKKHKPNQLVKLMSKKLFELKRQNKLTEENLLFINPELTSFLDICGACERIKNTPIPFSYSVFLKKFIFFYVMTLPFGYVFSLGYYTIPVVIFIFYVLASLELIAEEIEDPFGNDENDLPTAQIAENIKKNIDEIL